The sequence TGACCCAAACACAATAATGGAGTTTAATTTCAATTAACGTGTAAATTACCTAAAATGAATTCAGAAATAAAAACTTTTGTATAAGGTTTTAAGAGAATACTTGTAAATCTTTTTAAATTTTTTCCATTTATTGGCTGGACACTCCAAAATCGATTAACTATTACCTTTTATAGCATAAAACAGAGAAGTAATTTTATATTGAAAATGGTGCTAAAATAAAAAGGTTGACAGATAATTAATCCGTCAACCTTTTTAAATCAGTTACAAGTTATGAAAAACTACTTTGCATAGATTTCATCAATTTGTTGCTTATATCTCTCACTTATTGCCTTTCTCTTTAATTTAAGTGTTGGTGTCATTTCACCATTCTCAATAGAAAATTCTTTAGGTAATAATGTGAATTTTTTAATCTTCTCAAATTTTGCAAGATCATGTTGTAAAAGCTCTACTCTTTTCTCGTACATTTTTACAATGTCTTTATTAGAAATAAGCTCTTCTCTATCTTTAAAAGTAATACCATTTTCTTCTGCGTATTCTTCTAAATTGATATATGTTGGAACAATCAATGCAGAAACAAAGTTACGCCCATCTGCAATAATAGCTATTTGCTCTACAAAGTGATCTTTACCTACTTTCCCTTCTACCACTTGAGGTGCAATATATTTACCATTAGAAGTCTTCATTAGTTCTTTAATTCTATCAGTAATTAATAAATTACCATCAGCATCAAATTCACCAGCATCACCAGTTCTAAAGAAACCATCTTCTGTAAATACTTTGGCCGTTTCTTCTGGGTTGTTGTAGTACCCTTTCATTACTACTTTACTCTTTACAAGTATTTCGCTACTTTCGCCAATTTTAACTTCAACACCTTCTAATGGCGTACCAATAGAATCTGGGTTAAATGGTTGGTTAATGTGCCATGCTGTTACAGTTGCACATGTTTCTGTTAAACCATAACCTAAAATGACAGGAATACCAATTGCATGGAAAAATTTACCAATTTCCGGATCTAGTTTTGCTCCACCAGCAGGCATAAATTTAATATTACCGCCTAACAATTTCTGGAACTTACTTAAAATTAATTTATTGGCAATTCCGTATTTAAACTTATCTAAACCAGATAATGATTTGTTCGAGTTTCTTAATTCAAAACACCTTTTACCCACGTTTACAGCCCAATTAAATATCGCTTTTTTAGTAGGCGATGCTTTGGCTACTTTCTCGTGAACAGTAGAATATATTTTTTCGTAAAAACGAGGTACAGCACACATAACATCAGGAGATGTTTCTAGTAAAGCCTCTTTTATTAAAGTTGTATCTTCTAAATAATAATTGATAGCACCTCTATACAATACATACGTTGACCATGCTCTTTCAAAAACATGAGATAGTGGTAAGAAACTTAAGTTTGTATAGGTATCATTAAACTCAATTAATGCCAAGTGAGCTTCGAATTGAGAAACAAAGTTGGTATAATCCATCATTACACCCTTTGGAACACCTGTAGTTCCAGAAGTATAAATTAACGTCATTAAATCGTTAAAATCTGCTTCTTCTACTCTTCTCTCAATTTCTATATATTGATCTTTTGATCCTTTTAAGATAAACTCTTCCCAAAGCAACCCTTTTTCATTGCCTCTTCTATGGATACTATTTTTCATAGTAACTACATATTGTAAAGAAGGGCAATCTGCGGCTACTTCTATGATATTATCGTATTGTTCTTGATCTCCAACAAACATTATTTTAATACCTGCATCATTTATAATATATGCAGCTTGTTTTGCTGTACTTGTTGCATAAATAGATACACTTACGGCTCTAATTTGCTGTGCTGCAAAATCTGTTATCGTCCAGTTTGGCATATTCTGCGCATAGATACCAATTTTATCTTGCACATCAATTCCAGATGCTAACATACCAAGAGATATATTGTCTATTTCTTTAGCGAAATCATTCCAAGAAATTCCTTTCCAAATTCCATCTGCAACTCTGTATCGAACTGCATCTCTATCTTTATATTTATTGGCTTGCGATCGTATAGTATGTACTAAATGTGTAGAAGAACCTGACATTTTTAATTTCTTTGATGATTATGTTCTTTGGTATATTTTACCAAATATGTGTTACATAGGATAATTGAGTTACCATTGTGCAACGGTATCACAACACTACTTTAGATCAAAATGTGACAGCTATAACGCTAAATTTTCTTAATTATATTCTAATGAATCTAAATAGCCCTCGAAGATCATTAAAAATAATCTGACATCAAACAGTTTTTTATAGAAAAGGTAGGCATTGCATAACAATGTGAAGAGGTTGAATATCAGTATAAATAATAAAAATGGGCTATAAAACACCTCTTAAAGATGCTGTATAACCCATGTTTAATACTTATTTTACTATTTTTTCGAAAATTTATTTCATCAAATAGAATTATTCATCGTCGTCATCTTCAAAGTCGCTACTAGAGAAATTCATCATACCAGAAAGTAAATCTGAAAAACTCGTCTTTGCTACAAGTTGATGCTTGCTTAACTGACTAAATTCTGCTAAACCATGTAAAACAAACTCCATTCTATAGTAGATTTCTTCTTCATCTAATCCTTCATGTAATTTTTCTACACAAGCTCTTAGAGTAGGAATGCTATTTAATGTATCTCT is a genomic window of Flammeovirga pectinis containing:
- a CDS encoding AMP-dependent synthetase/ligase; the encoded protein is MSGSSTHLVHTIRSQANKYKDRDAVRYRVADGIWKGISWNDFAKEIDNISLGMLASGIDVQDKIGIYAQNMPNWTITDFAAQQIRAVSVSIYATSTAKQAAYIINDAGIKIMFVGDQEQYDNIIEVAADCPSLQYVVTMKNSIHRRGNEKGLLWEEFILKGSKDQYIEIERRVEEADFNDLMTLIYTSGTTGVPKGVMMDYTNFVSQFEAHLALIEFNDTYTNLSFLPLSHVFERAWSTYVLYRGAINYYLEDTTLIKEALLETSPDVMCAVPRFYEKIYSTVHEKVAKASPTKKAIFNWAVNVGKRCFELRNSNKSLSGLDKFKYGIANKLILSKFQKLLGGNIKFMPAGGAKLDPEIGKFFHAIGIPVILGYGLTETCATVTAWHINQPFNPDSIGTPLEGVEVKIGESSEILVKSKVVMKGYYNNPEETAKVFTEDGFFRTGDAGEFDADGNLLITDRIKELMKTSNGKYIAPQVVEGKVGKDHFVEQIAIIADGRNFVSALIVPTYINLEEYAEENGITFKDREELISNKDIVKMYEKRVELLQHDLAKFEKIKKFTLLPKEFSIENGEMTPTLKLKRKAISERYKQQIDEIYAK